CTCCCGCTTCCCACCCTCGCTCCGCCGCTGAACCCGCCGCACGGTCGGCGCTGCGGCGGCCAGGTCGCGGCCGAATGACGCCCTGTCGGTCGGTTGCGAGTAGCCCTGGTCGTAAAGCCAGCCCGTCCACTCGGCGAACAGATCATCCGCAGCCACTAGGCCGCCGGGAACGATCTCGCAGCGATCACGCAGGAACGCCCCGATCGGGCTCGCTAAGTCGCGCAGCCCCTCAATCGCTTCCTGCCCCGACTCGGGCTGCATGAAGCCGCCTCGCTCGTTGAGGCGACGCCAGCCCTCGCAGGCCCACAGCAGAATCCCCGGCATCTCAGCCGCCAGCCTTCGGTCGAGCGATCGATCCTCTTTTCCGAGGAACGATTGGCTCATCTTCAGGACTAGGAACCGCCCAGCGATCGAGCTCGAGGCGTCGGCGAATTGCGGGAGCTCGTTACTGAGGATCACCAAGCGGGTCGGCAGCTTCGTATTGACGTCCTCTTTGAATTTCACCGGCACGCTCAAGGTGTCCTCGCCGCTGATGCTCAGCAGCCGCTCGAGGATCACGGACGAATCAGCCCGTTTGCTGACCCGGGCGTCGCTGACCACGGCGACCGACTTGCCTATGAGGCTCGCTAGGCCAAAGCTGCTCGCCAGCCCGGCCAGCGTCGGTCCACACGTGTTCGCCTTGCCGACTAGCTGGTGAATCACGCGGCCGATTGTGCCCTTGCCCGACCTGGTCGGCCCGACAAGCAGAAAGATCGTCTGCTGGCTGGTGTCCGCAGTCAGCAAGTAGCCGAACATTTCCTGCAACGCGCTAACCGACTCCGGGTCGTCGCCCCAGATCGAATCAAGGAAGGCGAGCCAGGCCGCCGGCTCCGGGGCGTCAGGATCGAATCGGTAGTCGCAAGCCGCGACGCTCAGAAGGCGCGGCGTGGGTTCGATGATCGCCTCCGCGCGGGGAGTGCCGTCGGGGCCGTACAGCTTCGCCAGGTCGATGATGCCGTTACGGGCGGGGATGCACTGCGAGGGGTCAGGGTCGCCGCGGGTTGGCTTCAACCAGGTCGGCGCGTCGACCTGAGAAGACAGCACCGTCTTCGCCTTCAAGTGCTCGAGGACGTCGCCAACGTGTGAGGTTCGCACACCCGCGTAGCGCCCGCTAAGACGATTGACGACCTCCGCCCGAATCTCGTCATCGCGACGAACGACGTAGCGTCCGCCCGCCCAATGCCACCACTGCCCAGACCAGAATATCAGCTTGCAGACACCGTCGATTTGCTCGGCGTCGACGATCTCTGCAGCCTCGCGGGCGCCGTCGACCTCTTTGGCCGGCGCCATCAACAACGCAGAATCAACCGGCTCGGGAACAGCCGCGGCATTCAGCAGCTCGTCGAGCACACACCGCCCACGCGCGACGATGATATCATCGAGTCCCTGCTTGCTGCCGTCGTCGGCCGCTGGGATCCGGCAGACCTTGACTTCGGCGCCACGATCCTGGAGCGTTGCGGCTAGGACCTGCTCGGCCAATCGAACCTGTTCCTTGTCGAGGACGTCGCTGTCGAACGCGATGTATACCGGCCGACCTCTCCAGTCGATTAACTCTAGCTCGGGCAACAGCTCACCAACCTTGCCACCGGGCTTGAAATTCCAGACACCCGACAGCCCGACACAGGGCAGGCCGTGGATCGTGGCCGACAGCGCCTTCTTCTCGCCTTCTGTGATTGCGAGCATGACGCCGGGCTCGAGCGCCTTCTTCGCGACGCCAGGTGGGAAATAGCTCTGCGAC
This genomic interval from Posidoniimonas corsicana contains the following:
- a CDS encoding phage/plasmid primase, P4 family; translated protein: MSSAITHAARAGESLRRLFPAHIAELKASGISEDQALEAGVYSEHDQRELARLANRKRWGVKLGAALVFEYRDLGGNTVLHRLKPERPAKQGGRELKYIQPSGERSQSYFPPGVAKKALEPGVMLAITEGEKKALSATIHGLPCVGLSGVWNFKPGGKVGELLPELELIDWRGRPVYIAFDSDVLDKEQVRLAEQVLAATLQDRGAEVKVCRIPAADDGSKQGLDDIIVARGRCVLDELLNAAAVPEPVDSALLMAPAKEVDGAREAAEIVDAEQIDGVCKLIFWSGQWWHWAGGRYVVRRDDEIRAEVVNRLSGRYAGVRTSHVGDVLEHLKAKTVLSSQVDAPTWLKPTRGDPDPSQCIPARNGIIDLAKLYGPDGTPRAEAIIEPTPRLLSVAACDYRFDPDAPEPAAWLAFLDSIWGDDPESVSALQEMFGYLLTADTSQQTIFLLVGPTRSGKGTIGRVIHQLVGKANTCGPTLAGLASSFGLASLIGKSVAVVSDARVSKRADSSVILERLLSISGEDTLSVPVKFKEDVNTKLPTRLVILSNELPQFADASSSIAGRFLVLKMSQSFLGKEDRSLDRRLAAEMPGILLWACEGWRRLNERGGFMQPESGQEAIEGLRDLASPIGAFLRDRCEIVPGGLVAADDLFAEWTGWLYDQGYSQPTDRASFGRDLAAAAPTVRRVQRRSEGGKRERYYQGAKLRRG